The Musa acuminata AAA Group cultivar baxijiao chromosome BXJ1-8, Cavendish_Baxijiao_AAA, whole genome shotgun sequence genomic sequence ttttacacacgccacccaagattcagatcatggaactcgacaatgtACTGGTCAAATCTATGTGTGAAAGGGGAAGAGGAAGCCAGTAGATGAATTTGAACAGATGCGACAAAACCTACACGATGTAGACACAGAACGAAACTCATCATATTCACAACTATTGTATTATGGAAAATCTTATGGCCAACAGCAAtacgatgatagttggtcatacttctccgtgcaacagtatgatacggagcaacagatcagtagcgaaagtagaagctctaacattcaccaatacatgcctCAAGAGCCGCCTTGGACACATGATTCATAACGATCAACCTAcaatcatcaccacattgatgcatcaatgacatatgatgtatcaatacactatgtcatgggatcaatttcgggattaagtccaacaaacatatcatattgatatacaaatacataggatcgaggaccccgatccaccacccgtgaagGCCCGTCGTTTATTTCgatggtagaatcaacaatcaggtatatctacatatataattatttaattatttgaatcttagagtttatattgtaataaaataacctaacaattcaaatgatttttctgtaaatattttaatatttatagaaGGACAATCTGTAACAGATCGAAATACGAACCTTGTACAAGGCTATTCCTCAAAAcccaaaaaagatatgtgatactattcttacctaatttacattgattttactaaacttatactaaatgtatatttatttctaactaaaAAACTCTAtccaaacttttttttattttttaggtatttttcgagtattttacacctaaattaggcgtaCCGCTCAGTACGTCGTACCGTctcataccgagcaaagctcgatacaccagtacagtacgaaattttaatccttgctttcatgagtgtatttaccACAATCTAGTTCTACTTTCCATGATGtgacattatttatttttatcaccaTGTAACGCTTCAAGGAACACTTCCGAGATGTTGACATAAAGGCACTTAGGCTTCAAAGAAGAGCTGATAGATAAGAATTTGCATAACAATTATAGCTATAACCAAATCTTACACCCATTTATATCTTGTTACAATAATGCTATTTATGAGAACCAGCAGACATAAAAATCCTCTGATTTTGATCTCCCCCAGAGGCTTTGCCAATGATGTTCACCATAGAAAGCATAAATGAGTGATTTAATGGCAGTTATGCACACTATGCAATGATTTACAAAACAAAAGATTTCCACAGTGCTTCAAAGCTGAAACTTTGTTATGCTAAATATTTCCATGATCTGTATCAATGTTGCAAAAGCGATAAGGACAATActgtaaataatttttattttgcttTGACTGTTCCATTTGGTTGCTCGAGAAGACCATTTCAGGTTCAAGAAATTTGATGCTAGCATTAGAAACAATTTCAAGAACAAGAAACAAAAGCTTACAGTCTTACACCAATTTATATCTTGTTACTGTAATGCACTTTATGAGAACCAGTAGACATATTAatccttttcttttgttttcctcCAGAAGTTTCGCCAATGACGTTCACCATAGAAAGTATATATGTCAGCGGTTTAATGACAGTCATGCATATTATGCAATGGATTATACAACTAATTTGACTGAAAAAAGATTTCCACAGTGCTTCAAAGATGAAACATCACTACCTTAAATATGTTCATAATGTGTATCGATGTTGCAAATGTGGATAAGGACGATACTGTAAATAATATTTGCTATGCTTTGACTGTTCCGTTTGGTTGCTCAAGAGAACCATTTCAGAGTCGACAGAATTTAACGCTAGCATTACAGATTATTTCAAGAACAAGAAACCAAGCAAAACAAATCCAATAGAACAAAATACCGATCGCGAGGAGGGTAGGCTTCTTGAGAGGCCGGTCCTCGGGCACGGGCTTGGGCCGCTGCTGTATGTGGAGGTAGACGGGGTTCCCGCTCTTCTCATAGTTCCACCCCACGCCCTCCTTCCCGAACGCAATAAACGAGCTGAGATCCACGTACAGCCCCCCTTCCGACCTCTGGCCGGCGCGACACGGAACAAGATCAGTCCATCGGAAAACGAATCAAAGAATAGCGGCGAGAAGAGATCAGAAGGGAGGCTACCGGGGTGTCGAACGAGATGCAGCACTCCGTCTTGTAGATGCGGTTGGTGGGCTCCGGGATCCGAACCCTGGAGAGGTGCGAGCGGAGGAGCTCCATCGGCGACGATAAGCGGTTTGAGGAAGAGATAAAGGAGGACGAGGAGATCGAAGAGAGGGCGGTGCTAGGGTTTTCGTCGCTGTTATCGCGGGGAAGAGGGAAAGAGACGgagggagagagaggaggagaggggaTTCTTTTCTTGCGCCGATATCCTTTCGGCGCGCCTAAAACTTGACGTCTTTTGAAGTCAATTCCGAAGCGAGTCCTCGAGGTTTCTTGGGAAACGGAAACGGTTCCGGAGCCGTTTCCGTCGGGGAAACAGAGCACGTTCATTGAGCTGAAACAGAGATCCAAGAACAATGGCATTCAAGATCAACCCATCCGAAAGAAATTTACTAGTTCTATACACATCAAACACCAACACAATTCTACATCATCTTTAGCCTTCAGAACTGATCAAAGACGTGGTCTCTATCAGAGAAGTCGAGAGTGCCTTCGTGGAACCGTGGCCTGAAGAGGAGTCTGAGGAGAAGCATTTGGTGTTACTGTCATCCAAGAGAGCTTGGAGTTTCCTTGGCGTCGGAGGCTTGTCAACGTCAAGAGCACCCTCCAGAATCTGAACAACCTGCGCCATCGATGGCCTGTGGGCTTCATCGTCCTGAATGCACCAGCACGCAACTCTACATGCTCTCTCAAGCTCTGATATGTCGGCGTTTCCATGCAGCCGCGGATCCAACAGGCTAAGAATGTCACCTTCCACCAACTTCGTCGCAGCCAACACGGGGAAGAAGGGATCGTCTTCCCGGGATTGCTCCGTGTTTCTTCTCCCGGATATGAGTTCTAAGAGTGTCATCCCGTAACTGTAGGCGTCGGCTTTGGGGGTGATGGCCTCGCCGGAGATCCATTCTGGAGCGAGGTAGCCCACGGTTCCTCTCATCGTGGTCAAGACCTTGCTGAAGTCTCGGCCTAAGAGCTTTGCCAAGCCGAAGTCGGCCAGCTTCGGGTGAAAGGATTCGTCCAAGAGTATGTTCTCCGGCTTCACGTCGCAGTGTATGATGCAGTCCCTGCATTGCTCGTGCAGATAAGCTAATCCTCGAGCTGTTCCGATGGCGATGTTATACCTTGTCAACCAGGCCATAGCCGGGGAACCTTTACTAAACAGATGCGTGTTTAGAGAACCATTCGTCATGTAATCGTAAACCAGCAACCTCTTGTTGGCTTCGGAGCAGAATCCACGAAGACGAACCAGGTTAACATGTTGAATCATTCCCAGAGTGCTCACTTCGTTGCGGAATTGCTTCTCCCCTTGATGTACAAGGCTTCTgagcttttttacagcgatgagaGTGGAGTCAGGCAGAGTCCCTTTGAACACTGAACCGAAACCTCCTCCGCCCAACCGCTCCGAGAAGTTCCTGGTCATCCGCTGCAAGTCACCATACCTGAAGACCACCAGATTACCCTCCGTTGCTTCGTCAGTACCAAGTTCTCTTTTCCCAAGTTGTCTCAAGAACAGCACCAGGGCAGAAGCCAAGAGAGCGAGAGCAACGGCAGCACCAACCACCACGAGCTTGAGGGTCCTTCTTGTCTCTCTCCCGGGCATTGGCAGCTCCGAAGCAGCTAAACGTACATACACTGTTTCTCGCCTGGATCCATCAGACAGCTCCTGGAGATTCAGCAGATCACCATACCAGGCAGAACATCCGCCATCGTAGGAATAAGCAGTGCACGAACAATTCTGCAAGCACAACAATTCGCACTCCTCGACACTGGCAGCTGCTAGCGAACGGGGATCATCCGGCAGTTGGGTACCAGAGATGGCAAAGAACCTGTCATCTTTGCCGCACTGCAACGGGGTGTTCCTCGCGCATCCCTGGCGTCGATCGCCCAATTGCCAGTCCACGGGGGACTTCTCGCTGAAACCTTTGATGCAGCTGCAGAATGGTAAGCCGTTCTCGTTGCAGCTGCCGAAAGGCCCGCAGAGAGCGTAGACATCGCACTGTTTCTTGGGCAGAGCCAGGAACCTAATCCACTCCTGGGCTTCTTCCACCCAAGCAAGTTGAGTGAGCTGCCCCGAGATGTCTAATATGGTTCTGGTGATCATGTCGCCCCTGAGTTCATACACGAAGTAGTTGGTCGTGGAGTTGGAGAAGAACTCGACAGAGACGTTGACCACCGTCGGATCCTGACGGTAGGCCGTCATCTCCGGGACCGAGCTAAAGAAATGCCCATTCCAAGGCCCTGTACTCCAGTACTGCTTAGACCTGTTCCACAGTAGAATGAATTGGGTTAGACC encodes the following:
- the LOC103996412 gene encoding G-type lectin S-receptor-like serine/threonine-protein kinase At2g19130, with protein sequence MASRRHLSLFSHTPTLFLLLFFVCVNATLAFAVDYISSNHSLSGNQTITSPGGNFVLGFFQVGEQSPSRHYIGILFKKVSKLTPIWVANRNNPVFDPATSQLKISDDGNLVILGQSDAQVWSTNLTSTVSNATVAEILDSGNFILRDWSDPSKLLWQSFDHPTDTWLPGVKFVMNKVTGKGPVLTSWRNSDDPAAGIFSVELDPTGLTQFILLWNRSKQYWSTGPWNGHFFSSVPEMTAYRQDPTVVNVSVEFFSNSTTNYFVYELRGDMITRTILDISGQLTQLAWVEEAQEWIRFLALPKKQCDVYALCGPFGSCNENGLPFCSCIKGFSEKSPVDWQLGDRRQGCARNTPLQCGKDDRFFAISGTQLPDDPRSLAAASVEECELLCLQNCSCTAYSYDGGCSAWYGDLLNLQELSDGSRRETVYVRLAASELPMPGRETRRTLKLVVVGAAVALALLASALVLFLRQLGKRELGTDEATEGNLVVFRYGDLQRMTRNFSERLGGGGFGSVFKGTLPDSTLIAVKKLRSLVHQGEKQFRNEVSTLGMIQHVNLVRLRGFCSEANKRLLVYDYMTNGSLNTHLFSKGSPAMAWLTRYNIAIGTARGLAYLHEQCRDCIIHCDVKPENILLDESFHPKLADFGLAKLLGRDFSKVLTTMRGTVGYLAPEWISGEAITPKADAYSYGMTLLELISGRRNTEQSREDDPFFPVLAATKLVEGDILSLLDPRLHGNADISELERACRVACWCIQDDEAHRPSMAQVVQILEGALDVDKPPTPRKLQALLDDSNTKCFSSDSSSGHGSTKALSTSLIETTSLISSEG